The following nucleotide sequence is from Hevea brasiliensis isolate MT/VB/25A 57/8 chromosome 7, ASM3005281v1, whole genome shotgun sequence.
ATACACTACATTTTTATTTACATTATCTACTGTGCTATAAAAATGAATCAATTCAAGTAAATTTCCATTTGAGTTAAATTGAATGTTTTTAGCATTTTCCGATGTTGCAATCATTTCAATTCGCTTGATGTCTCATAGAATATGGCCTGGCCCTTGCTACTTTACCAATGGCTGATTGTCTTTGAAGccaccccaagttgccttttcaATGTCACCTAGTGCCATCTCCTGCTTGGGCAAAAGTTTGATTTCATTTCCCTGTAACACTTGCATGTACACAACAATAACCATCCCATGAAAAACGTATACAGAGACAAATTTAAAATCTTCAATTCCATTAATGAATGGTTAATCTTGTCCCTGCCTATCAGAAACCTTAATTCTCTTCAGAAAACAAACTTCAAATGAAAAAATGACATAATCCACAGCCGTTCATTTCTATTGAGATGAAAACAGCCAAGAATTAGAAACCAACTTAATAAACTCTATCCTTGCAACGGGGAAAAAACCTGCAGTTCTCGCAAGTCATCAGCCACCTCACTTCATTCTCGTATTAATCTTTCGGTTAGCTTCACAGAATATAGTCTTCCTGACATCCTAAAGACATTTCCACACTGATCATAGTGCTTTCTATTTTTGGTCAAATCCAAGGCAGCAATCCAGTAAATAATGAACTCACACAGCATGGCCACCCAACTCCAATATCTAACTAGGACATCACTCATCCCAATCAGGGCTAATGAGAAAGTGCGCCCCAATGTGAAGTTTCAGAGCATTGATTGGCAGGTAAATCGGCACATACATCAGCTTTCTATAAGCAAGCTTATCAAcgaattaaattgaattctttgTTTCAAGGCAAGGGAACAAAATTCTCATTCATCATATGATTTCATTTTTATTCCATTATAGCTGAAAAACATGCTATCACTCTTTCTACCGTAGAGATAAATGCAATTCACAGGATCAAGCCCCTTAGAAAGATGGTACAGACCAACGCGGCAGGCAGACAGGCAGTTAGGAATAGGTTTGGTGTCATGATGGCTATAGGCATAATAAAAGCGACTAAAACATCAGATAACCGTGACTGCCAATATAAGAATAAAAAGTTGAGGAACAAAAACAGCCAACACACATGAAGACATAATTTAATGGTAGTTTAGTTTATCACATGTGACTGACACTTAATGATAACAATGTACAAACACAAACAATTCTCTCCATTTACAACAACACAATTGCAACACGCTCATACATCTGTATGTATAGTGGTATGACAACAGCAACCAAGTAAATCTCCAGCAAACTTACCAGCTGAAAATAAGGGTCCTCATCTCACGAatcttcatgaaaaataagaTCCGATGCTTATTAACTGTTCTTTTCTCTTCTCTTGGTCAAAACTGCTATACTTCTCAATGCAGAGACAGAACTCAGAAGTATCAGGCCTAAAAATCTGTACAGGACAGCAAACAAGCACACATACAAAAGACATAGGATCTGTCAAACCAAACTCCCCAGCAGTCTCTTTTGGCATGAAGAATCCAGAGGCAACATCTAAacctttaaaaatatatatatgtctCCGCAATCTATAAAGCAGCCCTCAAGTTCCCTTGCGCCATTTCAAATTCAAGCCTTCCTGGTTGATACTGAAACCAGATAACAGTAAATATTAGAGACATCCAAACTGAACCTGACAAAACCAACTGGATGGAATAAAGGGGGATCATCAAACAATATAAAGCAATATAAAAAATACTTAGAAATTAACATTCTTCAAGTGAAATCAAATTTTGAACACACAACACACAACAAAAAGACTCCACCTATTAACTAAGAAAATTTCATATGCATTTCAAATGGTTATCTCCAATGAAAGCGCACGTTTTGATTACTTTCTACGTATGCAGGGAATAAGTCAAATGGATGAAGGGCATGATATCAAAATCCCAATAAAATTTGCCCATTTTGCATCCAAAAACAATACCCAATACTCCTTAGGAGCGCCCATTTTGCATCCAAAAACAATACCCAATACTCCTTAGGAGCAATAATCACACCCCCAATTAAATTCACAATTTCCTACTTAAAACAAAAACACTAAATCATGCAATCTAAATATAACAAGAATCAAAGACGATAGAGACGAACCCTAGAGTCGTCCGATCCCCGCGAATCAATGGGCCCATCACTAGGATCAGCAGCAGTGCATTCGATAGGGTTCTCAAACAAGGACAAAGAGAACTGCTTGTCCACAACTCCAACATCAAAGTATATCAAACCAGAGCTGGGGACATCGACGCGTATACCCTTAACTGGAAACCAAAGGAAGAGCTCCTGCTGAGACACACCGGATAATTCACCGATCATTCCAAAGGAAAGGAGTCCAGAAATGTTGAAATCGTAGTGTAGCTGGTTCTCGAATTTGGCATTGCAAGGTTGGGTTAGATTTATCTGGAAGTGACCGGTGGTGGGCTCGACTGAAAAGTCGGTAATGCCCTTAGGGAGGAGGCCAATGGGGAGGCCGTTTTGGTGGAGGTGGTCGTAGATGGACAGCTGGGATGCTGCGAAAAATGGGAAGAGAGtagagagaaagaggaagaaagcAATGGAAAGTGCAGGAACTTGAAGGAAAGTTAGGGATTTGGGAAAGGGACCCATTGGAGGatttctttttacttttttcagagagagagagagagattgatcTCTTCGTTTTCGATTGTTTAAGGTTGAAGAAGAGAAGCAGAGAAAATATTGAGTGTatatctatatattttttttcatattcTTTTTCGTTAACGGTTTGCGGTCACGCGTTCTGGAGGAGCGTGGATTCACCGTCCGGAAAGGAGCATAAAACCGGGGCGAGTGCAAACCCACGAAGTTAGTTTTATATCTTGTAGGGGAACTTCTTGCATCGTATGTATGATCTGATTagaaattttttatatatgaaattctaattttttttttttttttttttttttttagtggagTGTATTACACACGTTAATATCAGTTAGAAATTTTCATATTAAAGATatgatttattataattttaaataatatattattttaaatatttattattttaattaattttaatggatcttaatatttatatttaatttaaaaatcattaaatttattttttcatataaaatttaatttatatcatatgcactctttaaattttttttaggaCCATGAGATAAATTTTACGAAAGGTAatttacaattaaatttttaagatataataaaattcatatattagctttaaaattttttttaataataatttaattctcaaattttaattttattaataaattaatctctaccatttaaattaatcattaatttcattaattattttttaatttaaaataatttaatctttaaaattttattttattaataaaatacatcaaaattttatatttacattattatttattttttatttatataattacaaatttatactattaactttttaatttaaaacaatttaattcctaaattttttttattaataaaatagtatCTACATTTATAttgaatatttaaataattatataaaattaaattcaaacagGAAGACACAAAACTGCAATTTAACAAGCACAGATTTAAATTACTCAATCAATAAACTATAATTCAATTGCTAATTAGATAGTTTGCGTATCTTCAAATAGAGTAACCCCATTAGGTAAATTACCTTTTACTAATATAACTAGCAACTAACAACTGATTTATTAGACAGACTATCTAAATATGGAAAAATAAGCTATTTCTTAGTTGTAGTAATAAATTTCAAAAACAAAATTCTCATATTAGAATCATTAATGTTTTCCCTCATAACAACTCTTCCCAAACAAAACATGCAAATACAATAACAATGCCGCATCTCTCAACATTTCCAAGAACTTCACTCGCCAAGTAATGTTTACCTAGTACTTGTCTACTCAACCGGCGTGCTTTTAAGGTTCAATCACAAACAGAGGCTGTTAACAGAACAACAGGAGAAGTCAGGCCGGAAGACAAAGACTAAACTTCATAAATATGTTGCAATTTCAAACTGCTGCAATGAGGTCTTGCTGACAAAACTTACCGTGTCGACACTGACTGGCTTCCCATCTTCTGCTACAATTTCGACAATGGTCCCTGACTGATCAGCCTAAAGTGAACATTACATTTCATGTACAATCAGCAAACCACCTTTGAtattcttttcctttttcattgaatatgaaaaataaaatcaactggaaatacttgacaaaaaaaaaagtcTACTGCTCAACTATTGAATACATTTTGACTTTGAAATTCACCCATCAATTAACAAGGGGTTCCATTTTAGTAAATTAGCCGCAACTTGTACACACGTAGCTGATAGTATGCAGGTCACAAGAAGCAAACTTGTGAAACTTTTAAATGTGAAGCAGTCTCTTCCCATAACAGATGACAGTGATGCATATTCTTAGTGATACACTTTATTGAACAAACTAAATATGTTATTTGCTTGCTAGGGTGtaatcctaaatcctctcttctAGTGTGATTTTCTGTATTTCTCTTTTTTCTATTCTCTTGCTCCTTCAACAACTTCATCTTTCCTTTCATCTAGATGAATACTGCGCAGACGTTTATGATATCTGTTCCTAATATGATTTATAGTGATACAAATTATGTCACTGGGGCCAAAGAAACCGATACATTCAACATTGATCCGAATTTTAAAGTGAATCCTGTCAACTATGCCTTCCAGGGGATTTCTCAAAACTTCAGGGGGAGACTTTAAGACAACTTGCATCCACATCTATCATTTTTCTTCTACCCCTTTTAATTGGCAGAATTTGCAGCTATGACCTACACTACTGCATCCCATCAACTTATCTATCTTTCTAACACACCCACCATCTCACCAATTTAGATGTTTTTAGGTAATTTTCCTACTAAAAATTTTTTGGCCAAGATAATTCAGAATTACATTTTGACCAAATGACATTGAAACTACATGATATGTCAATCCTGCCGCATCTTTATATCTCCTATCCTCACAATATACAAAAACAAAATAAGGATTATGTTTGATCTGGTATCACCGCATATCCTATTTTTCACAGGTTTATCTTTTTCAAGTAGATTATTATATGAATAGGAGGACACTTAGGAAAAATAGAACAAACCACAAATGAAGAAAAAACTTACAAATTACTGCATAAATTAAGACCAAATCAACTATGAACGATACAAAGGTTAATAGTAAGCTtccaataaaaattaaatacagAAGTAACTTACTTCTATTTCATTCATCAATTTCATGGCCTCAATGATGCATAAGACTTGTCCCTTCTGCACTTTGTCTCCAACCTATATCAATCACATAAGCAATATATAAAAGTAAAGATGCCAAGTCAAATATAAAGTCCGTATCATCCATGACAAGAAAAGTAAAGAGTAGAGATGATTTACCGTCACCAAAGGTGGTTCACCTGGTGCTGGACTTCTGTAGAATGTGCCAGCCATAGGGCATTTAAACGGTGGAAGTGATGACTTGAGTGATTTAGCAGCAGAAGGTACAGGTGATGGGggtggagcagtggaagccggaCTAGAGGCTGTAGAGAAAGCTGCAGATGGGGCTGGTGGCATTAGTGGTGATGGTGAAGGTGAAGGTGAAGGTGAAGGTGCATTCGTCATAACAAATGGAGCAGGAGACGGTGGCTGAGGCAAGGCCTCCTTTTTCCGGATTAGCACTTCACAATCAAGTTGTTTTAACTGCAACTCCACAATATCTCTTGAATCAACCAGCCTACAATGATGACAAAACATAAAATATAGTTAATATAACATTCTCAAAATAAGTGTAGGATGGAAAAGAGCAAGGAAGTTGAGTTCCCTCACTTCACAAGGCTTGCAACTTGTGTAATAAATTCAGATATTGACTCCTCTGTAGCCAAAGTTGGAGGTGCAGGCTCATTTGATGGCTTAGCATCCTTTGCTTCCTGTGACGGTACTTCTGATTTGGTTAGAGGTGAGGCAGCAGCATTTGAGGATCCATCCACAGCAACCTTGAAGGGGGCAAATGACCGCAAAAGCATGTCCAGGCAGGAACAAAAATTTGAAAAGATATCCTCTAATGAAAACCActgaaagaaacttacctcattCAACTGGGCTTTCACAAAAGTGGAACTGCGACCAAGCTTCAAACCCTACATTGCAGAGACTATTTTCACTCTTTCTATGCTAAATATGAACATGAGTTTGAATGTTCTAAACTAaaagtaaataataaataaattttgtaaCTTGCAACTGGTTCTAAACTTCTGCAGGTTGGAAAATGGATTCTTCATAAATGGAAAACTTCACGCATAGAATAAGGAGGAAAAATAGTATATTCCAAATTTCTCATTTAGTATGCATTTTTGTAAATTGACTATTATGCTAGAGCCAAGAGAGATAGAGAGGCAGAATACTTCTGATCTGTTCAGGCTTAAGCAACTACTCTAGATCTAGTAATAATTTTAAGTCATCTGCGGGCAGAAGAGTTACATTGTGCCACAAACTCCCTCCCTTTTTATCATTTTTTGAATTTCTTCCAATAATCAAATTACCATGAATTTCAAGTCATAACTTGACAAAAAGGCCTTTATAAGTGAAAATAAACAAAATCCCCTATAAAATGAAGTCAAGAATTTTACAGGTTGTACATAACAAATGCCTGTTAAGTTTCCTACAAAGTGATGATACCAAAAATTATTGCCTAAGTTAAAACTCAAAAAATAAAGCTATGATTTTCCATATTTTTGTTTTCTGCAAACTGAAAGATATAAAGCTGATTCAATAGACATGACTTCATAATGAATTGGCTCAAATCTAACATGACACTTAAATGACATTTTGACAATAAGATGGTAAAGACATAAGTTAGATATTTGAAATAAAAAGTGTAGATAGAACAAATTGGAACGTCCACACCAATTTATGGATCTGTCACTTATGCCACTAGACAAAACTATCAAACAGCCTCCAGAatggaaataaataaataaataccacAACCAAATTCATCAAGAAGAACAATATAAATTTTTCATATCAACAACCACAAAATATTTGTATGCTGCTAAAATTCTCTAAGGTTTGAAACAGCAATTAAAACATTGGTATGAAAAGTCTAATGAAATTACAAGCGAAATCAACTTATTATAGGATTTAAATAATCCAAATAAGATACTTCAATATCTAAAACTTATCACACCAGACATGCAGCAAGTAAGACTGTAGCAGTCAATTAGCATTTGAGTGAATTATCAAACCACATATATGTACTGACAGACCAATTAACAAGTTGGCATATTTTGGATTTGAAAAGAAAAGGAGGAAAAGAAGTGAAAACCTTGAAATCTAAaatataaaacttaaatcataGATTATGATATCCAAGTTTGCCATTTTTCTAATCAAAACCAGACACTGAATAGGAACAGATCAACAGATGTAAATACACTCTAATATAAGCATTTCCATTCTTATCAAACCATGGCTGAGTAAGACATATCACAATCGACAAAAATTCGTGTCATCTAAAATCGCAATGGCATTAGATAATTTCACCTTTTCCATAGTAAGATGGCAGCTTATCAAAGTCACACCATGACACAGTGGTGTCCTGTTAACCATCATCATGCAAACCTCAACCACAACCCACCTCCCCCAACCCCAACCCCCCCACCCCACCCCACAACACCTTTTATGTGTAATTTTTATGTGTAATTTTTTCCAAGGAAAATCATATTTGCTACAACAAGTTTCATATGACAACACTACTAAATTTATGAAGAAGAAAAAACAATCAACAAAATTCAGTCTAAAAGTAGATCATAATTCAGTAAACAATATATTGGATCTAAGTGAACAAGCAAGGAAATTTCACCAAAGCAGACCGTATATAAATTCAATAAAACATGCCAATGgatccataattcaataaacAATATATTTATCTAAACTTTCATATTCAATGAagcctcaactcaactcaactcaactaaacctttatcccaaaaatttggggtcggctatattgaTTCGCTTTcaccactctaa
It contains:
- the LOC110659919 gene encoding biotin carboxyl carrier protein of acetyl-CoA carboxylase, chloroplastic isoform X2 yields the protein MASSLSTSASASASASASASAVAKATVNLPHYNTYALSRVSFRVSPTSKTKGLKLGRSSTFVKAQLNEVAVDGSSNAAASPLTKSEVPSQEAKDAKPSNEPAPPTLATEESISEFITQVASLVKLVDSRDIVELQLKQLDCEVLIRKKEALPQPPSPAPFVMTNAPSPSPSPSPSPLMPPAPSAAFSTASSPASTAPPPSPVPSAAKSLKSSLPPFKCPMAGTFYRSPAPGEPPLVTVGDKVQKGQVLCIIEAMKLMNEIEADQSGTIVEIVAEDGKPVSVDTPLFVIEP
- the LOC110659920 gene encoding uncharacterized protein LOC110659920, whose translation is MGPFPKSLTFLQVPALSIAFFLFLSTLFPFFAASQLSIYDHLHQNGLPIGLLPKGITDFSVEPTTGHFQINLTQPCNAKFENQLHYDFNISGLLSFGMIGELSGVSQQELFLWFPVKGIRVDVPSSGLIYFDVGVVDKQFSLSLFENPIECTAADPSDGPIDSRGSDDSRYQPGRLEFEMAQGNLRAAL
- the LOC110659919 gene encoding biotin carboxyl carrier protein of acetyl-CoA carboxylase, chloroplastic isoform X1, which gives rise to MASSLSTSASASASASASASAVAKATVNLPHYNTYALSRVSFRVSPTSKTKGLKLGRSSTFVKAQLNEVSFFQWFSLEDIFSNFCSCLDMLLRSFAPFKVAVDGSSNAAASPLTKSEVPSQEAKDAKPSNEPAPPTLATEESISEFITQVASLVKLVDSRDIVELQLKQLDCEVLIRKKEALPQPPSPAPFVMTNAPSPSPSPSPSPLMPPAPSAAFSTASSPASTAPPPSPVPSAAKSLKSSLPPFKCPMAGTFYRSPAPGEPPLVTVGDKVQKGQVLCIIEAMKLMNEIEADQSGTIVEIVAEDGKPVSVDTPLFVIEP